One window of Cataglyphis hispanica isolate Lineage 1 chromosome 12, ULB_Chis1_1.0, whole genome shotgun sequence genomic DNA carries:
- the LOC126853560 gene encoding mitochondrial uncoupling protein Bmcp — protein MGEKNWKDWRPFIYGGLASIVAELCTFPLDTTKTRLQVQGQKYDRKLARLRYSGMTDALLQISKQEGIKGLYSGISSAILRQATYGTIKFGTYYSLKKAVIDTWAIDDLFTINIVCAALAGAISSAIANPTDVVKVRMQVTGCDTNVSLFTCFRDVYEHEGIRGLWRGVGPTAQRAAVIAAVELPIYDYTKNKCMSMLGNSISNHFVSSFAASMGSAVASTPIDVIRTRLMNQRRVYVANNKLSSHIYSGSIDCLVQTIKYEGVLALYKGFVPTWFRMGPWNIIFFITYEQLKRL, from the exons atgggagaaaaaaattggaaagatTGGAGACCTTTTATATATGGAGGTTTAGCTTCCATTGTTGCGGAACTTT gtACTTTTCCTTTAGACACGACGAAAACACGTTTGCAAGTACAAGGTCAAAAATATGATCGAAAACTTGCACGTTTAAGATATTCTGGTATGACGGAtgctttattacaaatatcgaAACAAGAAGGAATAAAAGGTTTATATTCTgg GATTAGTTCTGCGATCTTACGTCAAGCGACATATGGAACTATAAAATTTGGCActtattattctcttaaaaaagcTGTGATCGATACATGGGCGATAGATGACTTATTCAcgataaatattgtttgcGCAGCATTAGCTGGGGCAATTTCGAGTGCAATTGCCAATCCTACTGATGTGGTAAAAGTTCGTATGCAAGTCACTGGTTGCGATACAAATGTATCGCTGTTTACTTGTTTCCGAGATGTATACGAACATGAAGGTATTCGTGGACTTTGGAGg GGTGTTGGGCCGACCGCTCAACGAGCGGCTGTTATCGCGGCTGTAGAATTGCCTATATATGACTATACCAAGAATAAATGTATGAGTATGTTGGGAAACAGCATTAGTAATCATTTTGT ATCGAGTTTTGCAGCTAGTATGGGAAGTGCTGTAGCTTCAACGCCTATAGACGTTATTCGC aCACGATTGATGAATCAAAGAAGAGTGTACGTCGCTAACAATAAGCTTTCGTCACACATTTACAGCGGCAGTATAGATTGCTTGGTTCAG ACGATTAAATATGAAGGAGTTTTAGCACTGTACAAAGGTTTCGTCCCGACGTGGTTTAGAATGGGACcatggaatattatattttttattacttacgaACAATTGAAACGTTTGTGA
- the LOC126853558 gene encoding ubiquitin carboxyl-terminal hydrolase 14 → MPQYTVKVKWGKELFSNVEVNTEEEPMLFKAQLFALTGVQPERQKVMLKGMTLKDDDWGNLKLKDGVTVLMMGSKEEDVPTEPMEKPIFLEDMNEAELATALDLPAGLHNLGNTCYLNATVQCLKTVPELREALKIFPGGWATAASLSLPAQSITAALRDLYDNMDKGTSRAPLVLVQMLHLAFPRFAEKTEQGVFQQQDANECWTELIRMLQQKLPAKNNADISEDDTETYKPRSFIEQYFGGIFDYELKCVESEDEPATTGKEEFLQLSCFISTDVKHMYFGLRNKMQEQITKMSPTLGRNAVYTKTSKISRLPAYLTIQFVRFYYKEKEAINAKILKDVKFPLEFDAFELCSPELQNKLIPMREKFKEYEDTLVEESCNAKAKDKGDSIMKIIKQEPFWFKNDLGSNNSGYYKLQAVLTHRGRSSSSGHYVAWICQKGDTWMKCDDDVVTAVTTEEVLKLSGGGDWHCAYVLLYGPRILEVKENNTTENTNNTET, encoded by the exons ATGCCTCAATACACAG TTAAAGTTAAATGGGGCAAAGAACTTTTTTCCAATGTAGAAGTTAATACCGAAGAAGAACCAATGTTGTTTAAAGCACAGCTCTTTGCTTTGACTGGGGTTCAACCAGAAAGACAGAAAGTTATGCTTAAAGGAATGACACTCAAAGACGATGATTGGGGCAATTTGAAACTTAAAGat GGTGTCACAGTACTTATGATGGGTTCTAAGGAAGAAGATGTACCTACAGAACCAATGGAGAAACCAATATTTTTGGAAGATATGAATGAAGCTGAATTAGCTACAGCTTTAGATCTACCAGCTGGTTTACATAATCTTGGCAACACTTGCTATCTGAATGCAACAGTGCAATGTTTAAAAACTGTGCCAGAATTACGAGAAGCCTTGAAGATTTTTCCAGGCGGCTGGGCGACAGCTGCGAGTTTATCATTACCCGCGCAAAGTATAACCGCGGCATTAAGGGATCTATATGACAATATGGATAAGGGAACATCTAGAGCGCCGCTTGTTCTAGTTCAAATGCTGCATTTAGCTTTCCCAAGATTTGCAGAAAAGACTGAACAAGGAGTATTTCAACAACAAGATGCAAACGAATGCTGGACCGAGTTGATTAGGATGTTGCAGCAAAAGTTACCTGCAAAG AACAATGCAGATATATCGGAAGATGATACCGAAACTTATAAACCACGTTCATTCATTGAACAATATTTTGGAGGTATATTTGATTATGAATTAAAGTGCGTTGAATCCGAGGACGAACCAGCTACTACTGGAAAAGAAGAATTCTTACAATTGAGCTGTTTTATTTCAACTGATGTCAAACACATGTATTTCGGACTTAGGAACAAAATGCAGGAGCAAATTACGAAAATGTCTCCGACGCTTGGAAGAAATGCCGTTTATACAAAAAcg TCAAAGATCAGCAGGTTACCAGCATATTTAACTATACAGTTTGTACGGTTTTATTATAAGGAAAAAGAAGcgattaatgcaaaaatattgaaagatgtTAAATTTCCTTTGGAATTTGATGCTTTTGAATTATGTAGCCCTGAACTTCAAAACAAACTCATTCCAATGCGTGAGAAATTCAAAGAATACGAAGATACTCTGGTGGAAGAATCTTGTAATGCAAAAGCTAAAGATAAAGGAGATagcattatgaaaataataaaacaagaacCATTTTGGTTTAAGAACG ATTTGGGATCAAATAATAGcggttattataaattacaagcaGTTCTCACGCACAGAGGACGTTCCAGCAGTAGCGGTCATTATGTTGCATGGATTTGTCAAAAAGGTGATACATGGATGAAATGCGATGATGATGTTGTTACAGCTGTTACTACTGAAGAAGTTTTAAAACTCAGCGGAGGCGGTGATTGGCATTGCGCGTACGTTCTTTTATACGGTCCGAGAATCTTGGAAGTGAAAGAGAACAATACGACCGAGAATACAAACAATACTGAAACTTAA
- the LOC126853557 gene encoding protein FAN-like yields MEKERFTMLLLEPGEIFFEDYSVQMRRLDARFPENKNWMEGRLKLCSKSLVFVNKDINQPLIKIQLKETTFVEQCTSSNNIASNMLSVECKQHVEMLEKNILAPYRFIHQNTMFNFCFNYAKIEDCLSQILQLHRAASLATAEQNAMIMAIVHSRQSRVSFDTSWLEDLYEQVILETQANKISPLVVNPGRVLLTTSRIYFQPYNNMDQHPVLKIQLKDIQNIIKRRFLLRQVGLEIKWIRQADSKFEHLFLSFQNQDNRDNLYESLLKQSMVSLETVPQNQMTMRWQNGYISNYDYILYVNSLADRTFHDLTQYPVFPWIIQDYTSTALDLNDIKVYRDLSKPIGALNPSRLERLKERYLEMSDPKFLYGSHYSAPGFVLFYLVRKYPQYMLCLQNGRFDHPDRMFNSIADVWKNVLVNMSDFKELIPEFYDMSNAGDFLANSYGIDFGYRHDGTKIGDVQLPPWAKGPTDFVQQLRNALESDYVSRNLHHWIDLIFGYKQRGIEAEKADNVFFHLCYEGAVDLDTIRDINDRHGLEVQIMEFGQIPKQVFTLPHPKRLASAPDLLYSETLLTLPETMTSGNPCVKEKAINFAELIAFQAHKDCVTSIIRKNTTSNEIISVGQDGMLKLYNTNERKLTHSVSLSLLSLSSCISYYTSSQRNILVAGSWDNTLIFYDIEFGRVIDVLQGHEDAVSCLAWSPKHQVIISGSWDCTVKVWHGYTSGSKIKPAECFIAQLDHDSKVTCINISRDDTMLVSGTEDGELCLWNMDSYNLQATIKGHVCRINAVTFDKQCSSVISCAEDKLSIIDVRTNTQIYSVNLESEPLTLTWMKTFLLIGDNNGNLNIWNHQGAALVSQIQCHDGPLCALAVIADSNLMITGGKDRKVIVWECHEQ; encoded by the exons ATGGAGAAAGAAag GTTTACAATGCTTCTTTTGGAACcaggagaaatattttttgaagattaTAGTGTTCAGATGAGAAGGCTAGATGCTAGATTtccagaaaataaaaactggaTGGAGGGGAGATTAAAGCTATGCTCTAAATCTTtggtatttgtaaataaagatattaaccAGCCATTAATCAAGATTCAACTCAAGGAAACTACATTTGTGGAGCAATGTACATCAAGCAATAATATAGCAAG TAATATGCTGTCAGTGGAATGTAAACAACATGTGGAAAtgctggaaaaaaatatattagcacCATACAGATTTATACATCAAAATACTATGTTTAATTTCTGTttcaattatgcaaaaatagaaGATTGCCTTTCACAAATCTTACAGTTGCATAGAGCAGCGAGTTTAGCAACCGCGGAACAAAATGCTATG attaTGGCTATTGTACACTCCAGACAATCGCGTGTATCTTTTGATACATCATGGCTGGAAGATTTATATGAGCAAGTAATTTTAGAGACACAAGCAAACAAAATATCACCACTTGTGGTAAATCCGGGAAGAGTATTGTTGACTACttcgagaatttattttcaacctTACAATAATATGGATCAG CATCCTGTTCTTAAGATTCAACTgaaagatatacaaaatattataaaaagaagatttctATTGCGACAAGtg GGTCTTGAAATTAAATGGATACGACAAGCTGATAGTAAATTTGAACATCtatttttgtcatttcaaAATCAGGATAACAGAGATAATCTATATGAAAGTTTACTTAAACAATCAATGGTTTCCCTAGAAACTGTACCCCAAAATCAAATGACAATGAGATGGCAAAATGgatatatatcgaattatgattacattttatatgtaaacag tTTGGCTGACAGAACATTTCACGATTTGACACAATATCCAGTATTTCCATGGATTATACAAGACTACACTTCTACTGCGTtagatttaaatgatattaaagtttaCAGAGATCTTTCAAAACCTATTGGCGCATTAAATCCTTCTCGTTTAGAGAGACTAAAA GAACGATATTTGGAAATGTCTGAtccgaaatttttatatggttCTCATTATAGCGCACCaggttttgtattattttacttagTACGGAAGTACCCTCAATATATGCTCTGTCTACAAAATGGAAGATTCGATCATCCAGATAGAATGTTTAACAG TATAGCCGACGtttggaaaaatgttttgGTGAACATGTCTGACTTTAAAGAACTGATACCGGAGTTTTATGATATGAGCAATGCCGGTGACTTTTTAGCGAATAGTTACGGTATCGACTTTGGTTATCGACACGACGGTACAAAGATAGGTGATGTACAACTTCCTCCTTGGGCAAAAG GACCAACCGATTTTGTACAACAATTAAGAAATGCTTTAGAAAGCGATTATGTTTCTCGAAATCTTCATCATTggattgatttaatttttggatATAAACAAAGAGGAATTGAAGCTGAAAAAGCTGATAATG TATTCTTCCATTTATGTTATGAAGGGGCAGTAGATTTAGACACTATACGAGATATAAATGACAGACATGGGCTTGAAGTGCAAATTATGGAGTTTGGTCAAATACCAAAGCAAGTTTTTACTTTACCTCATCCTAAACGTTTAGCATCAGCtccagatttattatatagcgaAACATTGTTAACTTTGCCAGAAACAATGACTTCAG ggAATCCatgtgtaaaagaaaaagcaattaatttcGCGGAATTGATAGCGTTCCAAGCACACAAAGACTGTGTTACCAGTATCATACGAAAAAATACAACGAGTAACGAAATTATATCAGTAGGACAAGACGGAatgcttaaattatataatacaaacgaGAGAAAACTGACGCATAGCGTTTCTTtgtctttattatcattatcatcttGTATCTCGTATTATACATCGTCGCAGCGTAACATTCTTGTAGCAGGATCGTGGGACAATACTtt aatattttatgatatcgaGTTTGGCAGAGTAATTGATGTCCTTCAAGGACATGAAGATGCAGTCTCATGTTTAGCTTGGAGTCCTAAGCATCAAGTAATTATATCAGGGTCGTGGGATTGTACTGTGAAAGTCTGGCATGGGTATACTTCTGGATCAAAAATTAAACCTGCAGAATGTTTTATCGCGCAATTAGATCATGATTCCAAAGTaacttgtattaatatatcgag AGATGATACTATGTTGGTATCTGGTACAGAAGATGGCGAATTATGTTTGTGGAACATGGATAGCTACAATTTACAAGCTACTATTAAAG GCCACGTATGCAGGATAAATGCGGTAACGTTCGATAAACAATGCAGCAGCGTGATATCATGTGCGGAAGACAAACTAAGTATAATCGACGTTCGAACAAATACACAGATATATTCCGTCAATTTAGAGAGTGAACCATTGACGTTAACTTGGATGAAAACCTTTCTCTTAATAGGCGATAATAATGGAAATCTTAATATATGGAATCATCAAGGGGCTGCACTCGTCTCACAAATACAATGTCACGAtg GGCCGCTTTGCGCCCTAGCTGTAATTGCTGATAGTAACTTGATGATAACGGGTGGGAAGGACAGAAAAGTTATCGTATGGGAATGCCATGAGCAATGA